From a single Lolium rigidum isolate FL_2022 chromosome 7, APGP_CSIRO_Lrig_0.1, whole genome shotgun sequence genomic region:
- the LOC124679120 gene encoding uncharacterized protein LOC124679120 has product MAPPSSLLRDLLSADGFKGRRKQSPADPRTTSMPPKSRRPTKPARSQSDVLTRSRLRDGNVVVDDHDGAPEEHQMARRRSSASLMNARSYRNIDTAGSGAAASGRGCAAVPALDESALSALISLAAGAVKPFAKDEAFRASLRSGCTSCVGESDHRAVLDLRVTVQTVERAAASAEEEEDPLDPRDLKRVSLRLHALASLDTEEADAVTASGAPYERLAACAHLYMSVVSKLQKKDHSAAVHALEAFCLAPREARTVLLPALWDRLLRPGLSHLRTWRDRELAAAAARSEPDARVKEVERTFVDALDGGTRALACYYRDWLLGRTEELAIPSVPAPPSTTALNGGPARFSASTTYDIGSDVAFSSESMSPAVFVIEETPRQFEEVVEEEEVVQGKAVEAESVFHECDDGQARSYAPTPLEEEKAAMPTMLINEAFEPQIENGRSNGADESTSYLLSRDMSAIDLLTLEFCEGPLKISSTDGNQFQSSIFATTPSDFLCPLTRQIFNRPVTIETGQTFERHAIVHWFDRGLRTCPVTGQELESLSVPDTNRVLKRLIDSWKSEHCRNLPQVAGSSKAPEEKLNVTVVDRVLDAGRRVSEQMERARHLMAIGGVDFHLHRLREGTGEEQKARAAEHLLLCVRAEGGCRSYVAVGIDGGSLARLIRSEVVSARTAAVRLLVELIRLRRREIVELLMRGVCAASVLETMDVLLKHLRSSPVEEQALVAVLLLHFQRTLDEPRRTSEYGEEAARALTESLRRSLTDENVVPNTRKALLMLGGHFSFSGDLLAEELMLKQAGFAEDSPSTSVASDAAVQEKEVAENEAWQEHVTVVLLGTGRRPFLAALSGCLGSRDAGLVAACLTTAGWLSHSLAAPPLEDARTDMQLAAFSALVPQLKRCLAGGAAHLQARHRVLAAVTLHNFSKIPDCRVLLMLLADGLRGHLAELAELTRTAGQLYAELHE; this is encoded by the exons ATGGCGCCGCCGTCATCCTTGCTTCGCGACCTGCTTTCCGCTGATGGCTTCAAGGGCCGTCGCAAGCAGTCTCCGGCCGACCCACGGACGACGAGCATGCCACCCAAGAGCCGGCGCCCGACCAAGCCCGCGCGGTCGCAGTCCGACGTACTCACCCGGAGCCGCCTCAGGGACGGGAACGTCGTCGTCGATGATCACGACGGCGCTCCCGAGGAGCATCAGATGGCGAGGCGGAGGTCGTCAGCGTCGCTGATGAACGCGAGGAGCTACAGAAACATCGACACCGCCGGCAGCGGCGCCGCCGCGAGCGGGAGGGGTTGTGCCGCGGTACCGGCTCTCGACGAGTCCGCGCTCAGCGCGCTGATCTCGCTGGCCGCGGGCGCCGTGAAGCCGTTCGCCAAGGACGAGGCCTTCCGCGCGTCTCTGCGCAGCGGCTGCACGTCCTGCGTCGGCGAGTCCGACCACCGCGCCGTCCTCGACCTCCGCGTGACCGTGCAGACCGTCGAGAGGGCCGCGGcgtcggcagaggaggaggaagatcccCTCGACCCGCGCGACCTGAAGCGCGTCTCGCTCAGGCTGCACGCCCTGGCGTCGCTCGACACGGAGGAGGCGGACGCGGTGACCGCCTCGGGCGCGCCCTACGAGCGCCTCGCCGCGTGCGCGCACCTCTACATGTCCGTCGTCTCCAAGCTCCAGAAGAAGGATCACTCCGCCGCCGTGCACGCCCTGGAAGCCTTCTGCCTCGCACCGCGCGAGGCGCGGACGGTCCTTCTGCCCGCGCTGTGGGACAGGCTCTTGCGCCCGGGGCTCTCGCACCTTCGGACGTGGCGCGATCGCGAGTTGGCTGCGGCTGCCGCGAGATCGGAGCCGGACGCCAGGGTGAAGGAGGTGGAGCGGACGTTCGTCGACGCGCTGGACGGCGGCACGCGCGCGCTCGCGTGCTACTACAGGGACTGGCTGCTGGGGCGCACGGAAGAGTTGGCTATCCCgtccgttccggcacctccgaGCACTACTGCTCTTAACGGCGGGCCGGCAAGGTTCTCGGCGTCCACGACGTATGATATCGGCTCGGATGTCGCGTTTAGCTCCGAGAGTATGAGCCCTGCCGTGTTTGTGATCGAGGAGACGCCGCGGCAATTTGAGGAGgttgtggaggaagaagaggtcgTGCAAGGGAAGGCCGTGGAGGCAGAAAGCGTGTTCCACGAGTGCGACGATGGCCAAGCAAGGAGCTACGCTCCCACTCCACTGGAAGAAGAAAAGGCTGCGATGCCTACTATGCTGATCAATGAAGCATTTGAGCCACAG ATCGAGAATGGACGGAGCAATGGAGCAGACGAGTCAACGAGCTACCTGCTGAGCCGTGACATGTCTGCGATCGACCTTCTCACACTCGAGTTCTG CGAAGGGCCTCTCAAGATCAGTAGCACAGACGGCAACCAATTCCAGTCCTCCATTTTCGCCACCACCCCGAGCGACTTCCTCTGCCCACTCACCCGGCAGATCTTCAACCGGCCGGTGACGATCGAGACAGGCCAGACGTTCGAGCGGCACGCCATCGTTCACTGGTTCGACAGAGGCCTCCGGACGTGCCCCGTCACAGGCCAAGAACTCGAGTCCCTGTCAGTCCCGGACACGAACCGCGTGCTGAAGCGCCTGATCGACAGCTGGAAGTCGGAGCACTGCAGGAACCTGCCGCAGGTCGCTGGGAGCAGCAAAGCGCCGGAGGAGAAGCTGAACGTGACGGTCGTGGACAGGGTGCTCGATGCGGGGCGCAGAGTGTCGGAGCAGATGGAGAGGGCGAGGCACCTCATGGCGATCGGCGGCGTGGACTTCCACCTGCACAGGCTCCGGGAGGGGACGGGGGAGGAGCAGAAGGCGCGGGCGGCGGAGCACCTGCTGCTGTGCGTCAGGGCGGAGGGCGGGTGCAGGAGCTACGTGGCCGTCGGGATTGACGGCGGGAGCCTTGCTCGGCTGATACGGAGCGAGGTGGTCTCCGCGAGGACAGCGGCGGTTCGTCTGCTCGTCGAACTGATTCGCCTGAGAAG AAGGGAAATTGTTGAACTGCTAATGCGCGGAGTATGCGCCGCGTCGGTCCTGGAGACGATGGACGTGCTACTCAAGCATCTACGGAGCTCGCCGGTCGAAGAACAAGCTCTTGTTGCTGTCCTGCTCTTGCACTTCCAGCGCACCTTG GACGAGCCCCGCAGAACCAGCGAATACGGGGAAGAGGCTGCCAGAGCCCTCACGGAGTCTCTGCGACGCTCCCTGACTGATGAAAATGTCGTGCCCAACACCCGGAAAGCTCTGCTGATGCTGGGAGGGCATTTCTCCTTCTCAGGCGACCTGCTCGCAGAGGAGTTGATGCTGAAACAGGCCGGCTTCGCCGAGGACTCGCCCAGCACGTCCGTCGCCTCCGACGCCGCCGTGCAG GAGAAGGAGGTGGCCGAAAACGAGGCGTGGCAGGAGCACGTGACGGTGGTGCTCCTCGGCACCGGGAGGAGGCCGTTCCTGGCGGCGCTGTCCGGGTGCCTGGGCTCTCGCGACGCCGGCCTGGTGGCCGCGTGCCTGACGACGGCGGGGTGGCTGAGCCATTCGCTGGCGGCGCCGCCGCTCGAGGACGCGCGCACGGACATGCAGCTCGCCGCGTTCTCGGCGCTCGTCCCGCAGCTCAAGCGGTGCCTTGCCGGCGGCGCAGCCCACCTGCAGGCCCGGCACCGGGTCCTCGCCGCCGTCACGCTACACAACTTCAGCAAGATCCCAG ACTGCAGGGTGCTACTGATGCTGCTGGCGGACGGCCTGCGCGGTCACCTCGCCGAGCTGGCGGAGCTGACCCGGACGGCCGGTCAACTGTACGCCGAGCTGCACGAGTGA
- the LOC124671442 gene encoding uncharacterized protein LOC124671442 — MTFKTQNFLEASMDRSNISFYDLVKLIEGVGFSGIDYLYYRKKYPRGKGHLVHIDNDTHVRKMITEHNKEKRVQLYVYKEMANIDVAPSEPQGEDDGPITSFEEEDAFPERATQTRTSKSQTMVRKSKRFNVVQSRARTPMETSPIVMVKLLTNVEYIPCQLFGTCQMAHA; from the exons ATGACTTTTAAGACCCAAAATTTTCTTGAAGCATCAATGGACAGGAGCAATATCTCCTTTTATGACTTGGTCAAATTGATTGAAGGTGTTGGCTTCTCGGGGATTGATTACCTCTACTACAGGAAGAAATACCCTCGCGGCAAGGGCCATCTAGTACACATCGATAACGACACTCATGTGAGGAAAATGATAActgagcacaataaggagaagagggTACAGTTGTACGTGTATAAGGAGATGGCCAACATTGATGTTGCTCCATCGGAACCTCAGGGTGAGGATGATGGACCCATTACAAGCTTTGAGGAGGAGGATGCCTTCCCTGAACGAGCAACACAAACTAGGACGAGCAAGTCACAAA CAATGGTGCGTAAATCAAAAAGATTTAATGTGGTTCAGAGCCGTGCTCGCACGCCAATGGAGACTTCGCCAATA GTGATGGTAAAGCTTTTGACAAACGTGGAGTACATTCCCTGCCAGCTGTTTGGAACATGCCAGATGGCGCACGCATAG